The Mucilaginibacter rubeus genomic interval TACCGTCAGCAATAATATTGGGATGAAAAGAAGAGATTTTGTAAAAAATACTGCACTATCGGCAATAGGAGCTTCGCTTATTGCGCCTTTGGGCGCCCTTGCAGCAGACAGGGTAACTCATTTAACAAGTGAGGAACTTACATTACTGCCTGCAATTAAAGATGATTACTCCCTGCATTTTATGGCACTGGGCGATTGGGGCCGTAATGGCGAATACGATCAGCTGGAAGTGGGTAAACAGATGGGCCTTTGGGGAGCGGCGCATCCAAATGATTTTGTAGTTTCTGTTGGGGATAATTTTTATCCCAAAGGTGTTATCAGCGAATTTGACCCCTTATGGCATTATTCGTTCGAGAATATTTATACCGCGCATTCACTGCAATGCGATTGGTACCCGGTTTTTGGAAATCACGATTATCATTCGGATGTTGACGCCCAGATCAGGTACAGTAAAATAAGCCGCCGCTGGAATATGCCGGCGCGGTATTACTACAAAGAGATCAGCCTGAATAAAGCTAAAAACAAAGAGGACGAGGTGGTTAAAAAAGAACCAAAAGAGAATAAGCAGCAGGCAAAAGCTAAAGCTCTTTTAATATTTATTGATACAGATCCTTTTTTACATGAAGCGCAGGCCCAGTATGTTGAAAAGCAAATGCAATGGCTTAATGAAACACTGGCGAATGTATCTGAAGATGTGAAATGGAAAATCGTGATTGGTCATCATCCTTGTTATTCTGTAGGGCCCCGTATCGACAACTACGATACGGTGACGATGAGAAAAGCATTGACCAAAACTTTTGAAGAGCATAAAGTTGATGTTTACCTTTCGGGGCATGAGCATTCTTTGCAACACCTGAAACCTGAAGGTTTTACCCATCAGTTTATTTCAGGCGCAGGTTCTGAACTCACAAAAGTTACAGCAGGTGTTCCCTATAGCCGTTTCCAGGCATCAGAGCATGGCTTTATGTATTTTGCTGTAGATGAGAAACGATTGAACGTAAGGGCGATAAATTACCAGGGAGAGGTGCTTTACCAAACCGAGCTTACTAAATAGAAACTGAATTTACACAAGGCGCTTCCTTGTGTAATCCGGTTTATTCCAATTTAGGTTTACAGCTTATCAAACGGTAAGC includes:
- a CDS encoding metallophosphoesterase, yielding MKRRDFVKNTALSAIGASLIAPLGALAADRVTHLTSEELTLLPAIKDDYSLHFMALGDWGRNGEYDQLEVGKQMGLWGAAHPNDFVVSVGDNFYPKGVISEFDPLWHYSFENIYTAHSLQCDWYPVFGNHDYHSDVDAQIRYSKISRRWNMPARYYYKEISLNKAKNKEDEVVKKEPKENKQQAKAKALLIFIDTDPFLHEAQAQYVEKQMQWLNETLANVSEDVKWKIVIGHHPCYSVGPRIDNYDTVTMRKALTKTFEEHKVDVYLSGHEHSLQHLKPEGFTHQFISGAGSELTKVTAGVPYSRFQASEHGFMYFAVDEKRLNVRAINYQGEVLYQTELTK